The following are encoded together in the Buchnera aphidicola (Acyrthosiphon lactucae) genome:
- the dnaN gene encoding DNA polymerase III subunit beta codes for MKFIIKNNILIKNLQKINRLIIKNNSFPILENILITIKNGILSLTATNLEIELISIIKLSTEHIAGTATISGRKLLDICRNSLDLSNIKMQLNKNKMHIISGNSNYILSTLPFDNFPNHHDFRHISEFFISSEILKKMIEKTQFSMGKQDVRYYLNGMLLEKTDKLLYTVATDGYRLGVSKVPIEESIVPFSIVIPRKGIIELYRLLNIQTQLIRILIGKNNIRIYIEDLIFTAQLIEGKYPDYKSVLFKTKNNFITLNCKMLKQSLLRAAILAHEKFCGVEIHIRNNQFKVLSDNQEEETAEDTFNINYTGNTVEISINVYYILEILNSITSENIFLFLNDSNNSIQIEAENDASTLYVVMLLQR; via the coding sequence ATGAAATTTATTATAAAAAATAATATTTTAATTAAAAATTTACAAAAAATAAACCGCTTAATTATAAAAAATAATTCCTTTCCTATTTTAGAAAATATATTAATTACCATAAAAAATGGAATTTTATCATTAACAGCAACAAATTTAGAAATAGAATTAATTTCTATTATAAAACTATCAACAGAACATATTGCAGGTACTGCAACTATTTCAGGTCGAAAACTTTTAGATATTTGTCGAAATTCATTAGATTTATCCAATATTAAAATGCAGCTAAATAAAAATAAAATGCATATTATTTCTGGTAATAGTAATTATATACTAAGTACTTTACCTTTTGATAATTTTCCAAATCATCACGATTTTCGTCATATTTCAGAATTTTTTATATCTTCAGAAATTTTAAAAAAAATGATAGAAAAAACTCAATTTTCTATGGGAAAACAAGATGTACGATATTATCTCAATGGTATGTTATTAGAAAAAACAGATAAATTACTTTATACAGTAGCTACGGATGGATATCGTCTTGGAGTTTCAAAGGTTCCTATAGAGGAAAGTATAGTTCCTTTTTCTATAGTTATTCCTAGAAAGGGAATTATTGAATTATATAGATTACTAAATATTCAAACACAATTAATACGAATTTTAATAGGTAAAAATAATATTAGAATATATATAGAAGACCTAATTTTTACTGCACAATTAATTGAAGGCAAATATCCTGATTATAAAAGTGTTTTATTTAAAACAAAAAATAATTTTATAACTTTAAATTGTAAAATGTTGAAACAATCACTATTGCGTGCTGCTATTTTAGCGCATGAAAAATTTTGTGGGGTAGAAATTCATATCAGAAATAATCAATTTAAAGTATTATCTGATAATCAAGAAGAAGAAACAGCAGAAGATACATTTAATATAAATTATACTGGAAATACAGTAGAAATATCAATTAATGTGTATTATATATTAGAAATATTAAATTCTATTACCAGTGAAAATATTTTTTTATTTTTAAATGATTCTAATAATTCGATACAAATTGAAGCAGAAAATGATGCTTCAACATTATATGTTGTAATGTTATTACAACGTTAA
- the dnaA gene encoding chromosomal replication initiator protein DnaA, producing MSLCLWKQCLDRLQDELPNTEFSMWIRSLKAKLNNNILEIYAPNKFVLDWVKDKYLIHFKKILQDFCGTNSPLIKFEIHQIYKEKKIKKNVLKNSYNKNKKRIWSKIPVLKNLSYRSNINKKHNFKNFIEGKSNQLARSVAFQAAKNLGNSYNPLFLYGATGLGKTHLLHAIGNEILAYKYDIKIIFMNSERFVQDMVKALKNNSIEKFKLYYRSVDALLIDDIQFFAYKERSQEEFFHTFNALLEGNQQIILTSDRYPKEINGVEERLKSRFSWGLTVAIDPPEIETRIAILIKKADENNIILSNEVAFFIAKHLCSNVRELEGALNRVIVNSRFTHRAITVDFVREALRDILTLQKKLITIENIQKVVAEYYQIKVTDLLSKKRSRSIARPRQIAMALAKKLTNHSLPEIGDAFSGRDHTTVLHACRKIEQLREENHDIKKDFLNLIKTLSV from the coding sequence GTGTCACTTTGTCTTTGGAAACAGTGTCTTGACCGGTTACAGGATGAGCTACCAAATACAGAGTTTAGTATGTGGATACGCTCTCTGAAGGCCAAACTAAACAATAACATTTTAGAAATATATGCTCCAAATAAATTTGTTTTGGATTGGGTAAAAGATAAATACTTAATTCACTTTAAAAAAATACTGCAAGATTTTTGCGGTACCAATTCTCCATTGATAAAATTTGAAATTCATCAAATTTATAAAGAAAAAAAAATAAAAAAAAATGTTTTGAAAAATTCTTATAATAAAAATAAAAAACGAATCTGGTCTAAGATTCCAGTATTAAAAAATTTATCTTATCGATCAAATATTAATAAAAAACATAATTTTAAAAATTTTATAGAGGGAAAATCTAATCAACTTGCACGCTCTGTAGCATTTCAAGCAGCAAAAAATCTTGGAAATTCTTATAATCCACTATTCTTATACGGTGCAACAGGATTAGGAAAAACTCATTTACTACATGCAATAGGAAATGAAATTTTAGCATATAAATATGATATTAAAATTATTTTTATGAATTCTGAACGTTTTGTACAAGATATGGTAAAGGCATTAAAAAATAATTCTATTGAAAAATTTAAATTATATTATCGCTCAGTTGATGCATTATTAATTGATGATATTCAATTTTTTGCATATAAAGAACGTTCACAAGAAGAATTCTTTCATACATTTAATGCTCTATTAGAAGGAAATCAACAAATCATTTTAACTTCTGATCGTTATCCTAAAGAAATAAATGGAGTTGAAGAACGTCTTAAATCAAGATTTAGCTGGGGCCTTACTGTTGCTATAGATCCCCCAGAAATAGAAACTAGAATAGCTATTCTTATAAAAAAAGCTGATGAAAATAACATTATATTATCTAACGAAGTAGCTTTTTTTATTGCTAAACATTTATGTTCTAATGTACGTGAATTAGAAGGTGCTCTTAATCGAGTTATCGTTAATTCTCGTTTTACTCATCGTGCTATTACTGTAGATTTTGTTCGTGAAGCACTTCGAGATATACTCACTTTACAAAAAAAACTCATTACTATTGAAAATATTCAAAAAGTAGTCGCAGAATATTATCAAATTAAAGTTACGGATCTATTATCAAAAAAACGCTCACGTTCAATAGCTCGTCCAAGACAAATAGCGATGGCACTAGCGAAAAAATTAACTAATCATAGTCTGCCTGAAATTGGAGATGCATTTAGTGGTCGAGATCATACAACAGTACTACATGCATGCCGTAAAATTGAACAGTTACGAGAAGAAAATCACGATATTAAAAAAGATTTTTTAAATTTAATTAAAACCCTATCAGTGTGA
- the rpmH gene encoding 50S ribosomal protein L34, whose protein sequence is MKRTFQPSILKRNRSHGFRTRMATKNGRYILSRRRAKLRTRLTVSSK, encoded by the coding sequence ATGAAACGAACTTTTCAACCATCAATATTAAAACGTAATCGTTCACATGGATTTAGAACTCGTATGGCAACAAAAAATGGTCGTTATATTTTATCACGAAGACGTGCTAAATTAAGAACTCGTTTAACTGTTTCTAGCAAATAG
- the rnpA gene encoding ribonuclease P protein component: MFDYFFKKQLRLSSSINFQNVFRKPAKKKNTLEISILGRFNLLGYPRLGLSISRKNIKHAHNRNLIKRLVRETFRLLQYKLLSMDFVVIAKKNILYLNNKKIIDMLNSLWLNYHR, encoded by the coding sequence GTGTTTGATTATTTTTTTAAAAAACAATTACGATTATCTAGTTCTATAAACTTTCAAAATGTTTTTAGAAAACCTGCAAAAAAAAAAAATACTTTAGAAATAAGTATTTTAGGACGTTTTAATTTATTAGGATATCCCAGATTAGGTCTCAGCATATCCCGAAAAAATATTAAACATGCTCATAATCGAAATTTAATTAAACGATTAGTTCGTGAAACTTTTCGTTTATTACAATATAAATTGCTATCAATGGATTTTGTAGTTATAGCAAAAAAAAATATTCTTTATTTAAATAATAAAAAAATAATAGATATGTTAAATAGTTTATGGTTGAATTATCATAGGTAA